One window from the genome of Roseomonas haemaphysalidis encodes:
- a CDS encoding Gfo/Idh/MocA family protein, producing MAYNVGIIGFGKMGQIRAQSLAEDGRATVRQVYDVSPPPKCEFPVAASAQEIIDNPAINIVFICATNEVNKPLTIAALRAGKHVFCEKPPAFTGDDVREIMEAERASDRVLMYGFNHRHHAGVMKMKQVIDSGAYGRVLWMRGRYGKSVDGDYLKTWRADRERAGGGILLDQGIHMLDLFLHITGKPFDDVHAFVSSRYWKIPGIEDNVFAIMRNADGVEVSFHSTMTQWRHLFSLEVFMERGYLVLNGLKTSSGSYGEEELTIARNRATAPAANFASEERLHYATDTSWAREAEHFMDAVALGMPVTYGNSAQALNVMSLIDRIYTHGHAVAPDLHEKLQMVRARG from the coding sequence ATGGCCTACAATGTCGGCATCATCGGCTTCGGCAAGATGGGCCAGATCCGCGCCCAAAGCCTGGCCGAAGACGGGCGCGCCACCGTCCGGCAGGTCTACGACGTGTCGCCGCCGCCGAAATGTGAGTTTCCCGTCGCCGCCTCGGCGCAGGAGATCATCGACAACCCGGCCATCAACATCGTCTTCATCTGCGCCACCAACGAGGTCAACAAGCCGCTGACCATCGCGGCGCTGCGCGCCGGCAAGCACGTGTTCTGCGAGAAGCCGCCCGCCTTCACGGGCGACGACGTGCGCGAGATCATGGAAGCCGAGCGCGCTTCCGACCGCGTGCTGATGTACGGCTTCAACCACCGCCACCACGCCGGCGTCATGAAGATGAAGCAGGTGATAGACAGCGGCGCCTATGGCCGCGTGCTGTGGATGCGCGGCCGCTACGGCAAGAGCGTGGACGGCGACTACCTGAAGACCTGGCGCGCCGACCGCGAGCGCGCCGGCGGCGGCATCCTGCTGGACCAGGGCATCCACATGCTGGACCTGTTCCTGCACATCACCGGCAAGCCCTTCGACGACGTGCATGCCTTCGTGTCGTCCCGCTACTGGAAGATCCCGGGCATCGAGGACAACGTCTTCGCCATCATGCGCAACGCCGACGGCGTCGAGGTCTCCTTCCATTCCACCATGACGCAGTGGCGGCACCTGTTCTCGCTGGAAGTGTTCATGGAGCGCGGCTACCTGGTGCTGAACGGGCTGAAGACCTCCTCCGGCTCCTATGGCGAGGAGGAGCTGACCATCGCCCGCAACCGCGCCACGGCACCCGCCGCCAACTTCGCCAGCGAGGAGCGGCTGCACTACGCGACCGACACCTCCTGGGCGCGCGAGGCGGAGCACTTCATGGACGCCGTGGCGCTGGGCATGCCGGTCACCTACGGCAATTCCGCGCAGGCGCTGAACGTGATGAGCCTGATCGACCGCATCTACACCCACGGGCACGCGGTGGCGCCCGACCTGCACGAGAAGCTGCAGATGGTCCGTGCCCGCGGCTGA
- a CDS encoding inositol monophosphatase family protein, producing the protein MQDIAGHTAASLLSLAGDAARCTRDILVTGRQRRADPLAQLGRDIKLPEDGESERRIREFLASRAALPVLGEEQGWSGGESASPHWVVDPLDGSFNFFRGIPLYAVSVALCAGRTPLLGAIYDPERDELLSGGPGLGLFLNGTALRPPPSPQQLLATGFPSYADPVVVCDRLAAQTREWKKIRMLGSAALSLAWVAMGRLDGYAETNIMWWDVAAGLALVGAAEGAAIQATPLAGDAMDISVTRGGLVPAG; encoded by the coding sequence TTGCAGGATATTGCAGGCCACACCGCTGCATCGCTGCTGTCCCTCGCCGGGGACGCCGCGCGCTGCACGCGAGACATTCTTGTGACAGGCCGGCAGCGCCGCGCCGATCCGCTCGCCCAGCTTGGCCGCGACATCAAGCTGCCGGAGGACGGCGAATCCGAGCGCCGCATCCGCGAGTTCCTGGCCAGCCGCGCCGCCCTGCCGGTGCTGGGCGAGGAACAGGGCTGGAGCGGCGGCGAAAGCGCGTCGCCGCACTGGGTGGTGGACCCGCTGGACGGCTCCTTCAATTTCTTTCGCGGCATCCCGCTTTACGCGGTGTCCGTCGCGCTGTGCGCCGGCCGCACGCCGCTGCTGGGCGCCATCTACGACCCGGAGCGGGACGAGCTGCTGTCCGGCGGCCCGGGGCTCGGGCTGTTCCTGAACGGCACGGCGCTGCGGCCGCCGCCCTCGCCGCAGCAGCTGCTCGCGACCGGCTTTCCGTCCTATGCCGACCCTGTGGTGGTGTGCGACCGGCTGGCCGCGCAAACCCGGGAATGGAAGAAGATCCGCATGCTGGGCTCGGCCGCGCTGTCGCTCGCCTGGGTGGCGATGGGACGGCTCGACGGCTACGCCGAAACCAACATCATGTGGTGGGACGTCGCCGCCGGGCTGGCGCTGGTGGGGGCGGCCGAGGGCGCCGCCATCCAGGCCACGCCGCTGGCGGGCGATGCCATGGATATCAGCGTGACGCGTGGCGGGCTGGTTCCCGCCGGCTGA
- a CDS encoding phosphoglycerate dehydrogenase, which produces MAAAAPRSVAVLSRSFSKHPVLRAELQARHPQAVFNDSGRTLAGEELRDFLRGHDAAVVALETIDDATLAALPELRVISKYGVGLDNVDLAAAARRGIRVGWEGGVNRRSVAELAIGFMIAGLRGVITSHEEIKAGTWRQYRGRQLGAVTVGLVGFGHVGRDVAGLLRAFGARVLAHDIRDIAAPAAALGAGVVDLDTLVAQSDVVSLHIPNTPATRELFGAARLAAMKPGAVLVNTARGGLVDEAALKHSLRAGHLSAACFDVFAFEPPRDMELFNTPGFLGTGHIGGSAEEAVVAMGRAAIAGLDSATDPLSFIPSWAA; this is translated from the coding sequence ATGGCCGCCGCCGCCCCCCGCAGCGTGGCCGTGCTGTCGCGCTCCTTTTCCAAGCATCCCGTGTTGCGCGCCGAGCTGCAGGCGCGCCACCCGCAGGCGGTGTTCAACGACAGCGGCCGCACGCTGGCGGGCGAGGAGCTGCGCGACTTCCTGCGCGGCCACGACGCCGCCGTGGTGGCGCTGGAAACGATCGACGACGCAACGCTGGCCGCGCTGCCCGAGCTGCGCGTGATCAGCAAGTACGGCGTGGGCCTCGACAACGTTGACCTCGCCGCCGCCGCCCGGCGCGGCATCCGCGTCGGCTGGGAAGGCGGCGTCAACCGCCGCTCGGTGGCGGAGCTCGCCATCGGCTTCATGATCGCCGGGCTGCGCGGCGTGATCACCTCGCACGAGGAGATCAAGGCCGGCACCTGGCGGCAGTACCGCGGCCGGCAGCTCGGCGCCGTCACGGTGGGGCTGGTGGGCTTCGGGCATGTGGGGCGCGACGTGGCGGGGCTGCTGCGGGCCTTCGGCGCGCGCGTGCTGGCGCACGACATCCGCGACATCGCCGCGCCCGCCGCCGCGCTGGGCGCCGGGGTCGTGGACCTCGACACGCTGGTGGCGCAGTCGGACGTCGTGTCCTTGCACATTCCCAACACCCCCGCGACGCGCGAGCTGTTCGGCGCCGCGCGGCTGGCGGCCATGAAGCCCGGCGCCGTGCTGGTCAACACCGCGCGCGGCGGGCTGGTGGACGAGGCGGCGCTGAAGCACAGCCTGCGCGCTGGCCACCTGTCCGCCGCCTGCTTCGACGTCTTCGCCTTTGAGCCGCCGCGCGACATGGAGCTGTTCAACACGCCGGGCTTTCTCGGCACCGGCCATATCGGCGGCAGCGCGGAGGAGGCGGTGGTGGCCATGGGCCGCGCCGCCATCGCGGGCCTCGACAGCGCGACCGACCCGCTTTCCTTTATCCCGTCCTGGGCAGCCTGA
- a CDS encoding cytidylyltransferase domain-containing protein gives MTNIAMIPARLGSQRLKQKNLAPLAGAPLIAHAIRKCLAAGVFDEVWVNSEADEIGRIALAEGARFHPRPAELANNVATSEQFVAEFLEAHPCERLFQVHSIAPLLTVDDVRGFVRAMEAEQADVMLSVVDEPLEAMCRGEPVNFTFAEKTNSQDLPPVRRITWSVTGWRRQAYLEAFRAGACATYAGKVALSPVNRLAGHVIKTAEDLAIAEALFALVHGQVARQPQAVSA, from the coding sequence ATGACCAACATCGCCATGATCCCGGCGCGCCTGGGCAGCCAGCGCCTGAAGCAGAAGAACCTGGCACCGCTGGCGGGCGCGCCGCTGATCGCGCATGCCATCCGCAAATGCCTGGCCGCAGGCGTGTTCGACGAGGTGTGGGTGAATTCCGAGGCGGACGAGATCGGCCGCATCGCGCTCGCCGAGGGCGCGCGCTTTCACCCGCGGCCTGCCGAGCTCGCCAACAACGTCGCCACGAGCGAGCAGTTCGTCGCCGAGTTCCTGGAAGCGCACCCCTGCGAGCGGCTGTTCCAGGTGCATTCCATCGCGCCGCTGCTGACGGTCGATGACGTGCGCGGCTTCGTGCGGGCCATGGAGGCCGAGCAGGCCGACGTCATGTTGTCCGTGGTGGACGAGCCGCTGGAAGCGATGTGCCGCGGCGAGCCGGTGAACTTCACCTTCGCCGAGAAGACCAACAGCCAGGACCTGCCGCCGGTGCGGCGCATCACCTGGTCCGTCACCGGCTGGCGGCGGCAGGCCTATCTGGAGGCCTTCCGTGCCGGCGCCTGCGCCACCTATGCCGGCAAGGTGGCCTTGTCCCCCGTCAACCGCCTCGCCGGCCACGTCATCAAGACGGCCGAGGACCTGGCCATCGCCGAGGCGCTGTTCGCGCTGGTGCATGGCCAGGTTGCGCGCCAGCCGCAGGCGGTGTCCGCCTGA